One Pseudoalteromonas rubra genomic window, CTCAGGGTACGCTCCTCAATACCATAACTTGCGGCAGATTCAGCCTGAGTAAACCCTCTTAATTTACGCGCATACTTTAATAACTGTGCCCCACGGGGAGCACGCAACAAATCAAATGCCTGTGCGTTATCTTGTTGCGGTGATGGCACACCTCCTCCCAGAGTGAACGGGTTAATCATAGTGTCTGTTGGGATCTTGCAGTTTGCTGTGCTGGTCATATCCACTTCCTTACTTTTTTACGCAATCTTGTCATGTTACCCATACATATTGGTGTAATTGGGTCATTATCTACTATCAGCAATGGCTGTTAACGCGGACTGAATCCTTAAAACACCGCCAATGCGTAATTTATGAAAGATGATAGTTTAGTTTTTTACGCAGATCAATGCGTAACAATCAAAATTTTGCGTAAAAATTTGAATTGCGTTTTCCCATATAAGCTCCTATAATGCCTTATTGCTTAAAAATGGGACACCAGAGGCGTGGTATCAAATAATGGAAAAACAACACAATACGGAAGCTGACAGCTCAGCATTCGCAGAGCGCGTTGAATATGCAATTAAACCGCATAGCATTCGTGCCTTTGCGTCAAAAATTGATATTTCGGAAGGCACCTTAAGACGCATACTCAAAGGTGAAGATCCGAAACTGAGTATTGTAGAGCGCATTGCTCAGGTCGCCAATGTTGACCTGATGTGGCTGATCCAGGGGGAAACCGCTGCAGATTGCCCCCAATCTCCCATCATCACCCAGCCTCTGGTCAAACTGGATGAGTTTAACGAAGCCTTTGTCTTAGTGCCTGGTTATCATGTCTCGGTCAGTACCGGGTATGGTGCCTTTAATGATAATGCCCAGGTTGCGCGCCATCTGGCATTCAGAAAAAAGTGGATTGACTACAAAAACCTCGATAAAAGTGAACTGGCAGTTGTGTTTGCTAAAGGCGACTCGATGGAACCCACCATCCACAATAACAATACTATTTTGGTCGATCTGAGCGATAAAAAGCTCAGCGAAGGCCTGATCTATGTGGTCCGGCTGGGTGAAGAGTTATATGCAAAACGGTTACAACAGTATCTGGATGGCTCAGTCAGACTGATCAGTGATAATAAAGAATACGTCGAACAGGTTGTCCGTGCAGACGAGCTGGAGCAACTTGAAATCATTGGTAAAGTCGTGTGGATAGGTAAAGATCTGGCGTAAGCAAGATAGCTAACGGCCACTGAACACGCTCAATGGCCTTGCCTGAGTATGCACATAGGCCTGTCGGGCTCAGTACCAACCGCCTCGTTCTTTTTCGCTGGTGACTATGTCTCCCTAATACAGTTGATTGCGCCCGGCACTGCCGTTCAGAGTATCGTACCCCGGGCCTCCGGCCAGGATATCGTTGCCCTCTTTGCCTTCCAGTGCATCTTTGTCACCACCGCCGTTCAGGGTATCATCGCCAGGCCCACCCACCAGCTTGTCACGCCCTGCAAAACCATTTAATTCATCATTACCAGCACCACCAAATAGCCTATCTCCGCTGCAGCCTCCCATGACCTCATCGTCACCGTTACCTGCCCAGATATACTGCGCTATCGTAATAGTACGACCATCGTAATTGTCTTCACCGTCGCCCAGATAAACCTGAACTTGCTCGACCTGGCTGGCATAAATAAACACACAACTGGCACTGTCAGACGTCGCTCGCATCACTTTAATGCGCCGACCATCTCATGTCAGGCGATATGTTTCTGCCTCAGCAGTCCCAACAACATTAAGTACAACCAGATATTTTACTGATTTCGCCGTTCTCAAAGCCGTACGTTTGACCTCGATAACGGCGCTCCCACCGAGGCCGGTGCAGACACCATCTGATGCAATCGCAATGCGTGTATCAACAAAGCTCAGCGCGCTCAGTATCAGCGCAAACAAACCATACTCATTCATATCCCTCTCATAGTGCCACGCACTCGGGCTGTTTGACAGCACAGCAGCGATATCAGCTCAAGTTGCTGTTATTTTAGCCATGGCGTGTGGACACAATGTGCAGATATCACACTGGGAGCAGGCTTCTGACCCGTTGTGAGTCATCACCATATGGCTAATACTTGCAGCCTTAGCTATGCACCATACTGATAAGTAAACACTTCTAGCATAGCATGCGGTGTGTAATGTGACGTTCACACACAAAGCGCACAGACCAATGGGGCTGTGACAGATCCCGGATAACCATAGACAGCACGCTTTATCACCATGCAAAATTTAAAATCACAACCTTACAATTAGAAATCCATAAAAATACGCCACGAATTTACGGCTCAATAACAATAGAAAATTTATAGGCCTACTTTTAAGGTCGAGAATCAAAACGAGGAGCTTTATTTTTAGCCTGTAGATAATAATGAAAAGATAAAAGCATCAGCAGGAGACAGTAACAAGCAAGCCAAACCTTCTGTCTGGACACGACTGATAGCAAAGATGAGCCCGGATTTCAGGGGCTTAAGTAACATTACGCAATAAGGCGCGTATTAACACATACACTGCCAGAACTGATTGCCGGTTTCTGACTCAGCCGGGCGACAACGGTAGGTATAAGGCGCACCACCCGCGATGTTTGGCGTTTGTTGCTGTGCAAGCTGTTGTGTTTCTGTCAGACGTTTTAATGCAGACTTCTTAATTTGTAGTTTCATATTCTTTTCCTTGAGTTGAATTTTTTATGATCATAAAGATGATGATTACAAATAAACCGACACCAACAGCACAAAAAACCAACAGAACTATTGCTTTTTCATGAATCATCCGTCATCCACTCAGCCATTCTTGCGGCAATTTCCTCTTCACTCAAATCTTCCTGGTGAGTACCTATCGTCCAAACATGGCCGAACGGATCCTGTAAAGTACCAGCTCGATCTCCATAAAACTGATCGACCACAGGGCGAAGTTCTGTGGCACCAGCTGCAATCGCCTGGGCAAAGGTACTGTCTACGTCAGGCACATAAAACATCAAACTTACGGGCGTACCACCAAGCTGTTTCGGACTCTTGAAGTGGGCATCCGGACACATATCAGACAGCATCAAATGGGAGTCACCAATTTTTAGCTCAGCATGCGCTACCCCCCCATCCGGCATTGGCAATTGCATTATCAGCTCAGCGGCGAAGGCTTTACGATAAAAGTCTATCGCCTGCGCCGCATTTTCGGTAATCAAATAGGGGGTCAGGGCATGGTAACCATCCGGTATCGCTGAAACTGTCATGGTGATTTCCTCACAGGTTACGGGCAGTATCACACTTTGTTTGTCGTTACCTATCGCCGATAATCGCGACACTGCTCGTCAGGCAAACGGTACAATTAAAGCTAGCCTAGTTCAGTGAAATGTCGAGTTGCGGCAGCGCTGAGAGAATTCGCTTTGCGGTGTGTTCATCGCTTTTTCAGCAAGACAAAAAGCGCTAAACTAAGCGCTTTTGACGCCTAACAGTGAGAGCATGATGCAACGTAAAAAGCTGGTAAACCACCTCAATGAATATCTTAAGCCGTTCCAGATTAAAGACTATTGTCCAAATGGCTTGCAGGTCGAAGGCAAGCCTGAGATCCGAAAGGTCATCACCGGCGTCACAGCCAGCCAGGCCCTCATCGATGCAGCGATTGAAAAACAAGCGGATGCCATACTGGTTCATCACGGCTACTTCTGGAAGGGCGAAGACCAAGCCGTAACCGGCATGAAAAAGCGCCGGCTCCAGGCACTGCTCGCACATGATATTAACCTGCTTGCTTATCATCTACCGTTGGATGTACACCCAGAAGTGGGCAACAACGCGCAGCTGGGTAAGTTACTTGGCCTAACATTAGAGCGTCCACTGGAACCCTGGAACAGCAACAGTGTTGCGGTAAAAGGAAAACTCAGCGAGCCTATGTCTGCAAGCGACTTCGCAGCATTAATTGAGCAAAAGCTGGGACGCAAGCCACTTGTAAATCAGGCGGGTGATCACCTGATCAAGACCATTGCCTGGTGCACGGGAGGTGGGCAAAGCTTTATCGATTTGGCTGCCAGTCAGGGGGTCGATGCCTACCTGACCGGCGAAGCGTCTGAACAAACTATTCACTCATCCAATGAGCAGCAGATCCACTTCTTTGCCGCCGGACATCACGCAACCGAGCGTTATGGTGCAAAGGCACTGGGTGAGTATCTGGCCACCCAGTTTGACGTAGACGTTGAGTTTGTTGATATCGACAACCCAGTGTGATCTATGGCTAAGCACAAACAACGTACCCTCAACCGTGATGAGGACCGCAATTTCGGCGAGCTAACCGGTAAATTTAAAAACAACATTTATGGCACCACAAAGGGCCAGCTGAGAGAAGCCGTGTTGCAGCGTGATCTCACCCAGCAAGTGCCCTGGCTTGGTATTGATCTGACTAAAACCGTACTTGATGTAGGCGGCGGCCAGGGTCAACTGGCGCTGTTTCTGGCTCAGCTGGGCCATGCAGTAACACTCGTCGATATCTCTGAAGAGATGCTGGCGCAGGCACAGCGTCAGGCCGTCGCGTTGGGCGTGAGTGAGCAGATAACCCTGATCCATGCACCGCTTCAGGCACTCCCGGATCTGGCACTCGGCCAGTTTGAACTGGTGATGTGTCATGCCGTGTTGGAGTGGTTGAGTGAGCAACAACAGGCTTTATCACTGTTGACGCAGCGGCTCACGCCAGATGGGTTTTTGTCGCTGATGTATTACAATCGTGCGGCTCAGCGCATGGCCAATATGATCTATGGTAATTTTGATTACGTACGCAATGGACTTAAGGTAAAACAAAAAGTCGGATTGAGCCCGAACCGTCCGCTCGAACCCACGGATGTCGACCATTGGCTGAGCCAGCTGCCGCTGCAAAAGCGAGTACAATCAGGGGTGCGGTGTTTTCATGATTATTTACGCGACCCAAGTAAAGCCAGTGATGAATTTGATGCATTATTGGAGCTGGAGCTGAAGTACAACCAGCAGGAACCGTATGCCTCACTCGGCAGATACACGCACCTGGTGCTAAAGCACCTCACCACTCCATCAGAGACATAAAAAAGACTCTGGCACCGATTACAAGTGCCAGAGCCGAGACATGTGTCCAGGTCTTTAATCCTGTCGTCATACACTCACATTGCTCAGCAAGTGTATGTCAATGCCAAAGGTCGGGAGAGCAACAATTTAACCGTGGCACAGCACTGTAAAAAAGTCATCAATTATCTTTTGAATAATTTGGAAAAGCATTTTTTTCAATAACTTATGATGAATTATTTCTTCGCAAAGTGCGATAATATCTGGCCATACAACTGGGGCCGTTCAGTGGCAACCCCCTGTCCACCGCTGGTTTTGACCACCTCAAGCATCTCCTGATTATCTATCAGAGTGTAAAAATAATAAGGCGTATGATCCCCCTCAGATCTGAGGTGTTGCAACAACTTTAATCCCGCCATAGGCTCCTGCGCCCGACCCATGTCTGAAATAATCAGATTGTATTCATACATCTGCAACAGCAATAATGCTTCTTCACTGGATTTAACGGTATATACACCAATATGGTGGCGCTCAAAATAGCGTTTTTCCTGCAGGTTATTTGCCGGATTGTCATCCACCCACAGTATTCGCCCAATCGCATCACTCGGCTCACCATAATGTAATCCCGCTGTTTGCTCTGTGCTGTGTGTCATCAGTCCGACAAAACACAGACAGGCAATCACCAAAACAGGCAGCCAATATCGTGCTGGTAGAGCGTTATCGCCCTGGGGAGCAACTGCCTGCACGGGCTGATTGGTCGCCAGCGGTACCTGTGCACTCATTAAGGTGCTGGTTAAGGGGTATTCACTGACTTCAATTGCGGGTGCAAACCGGTAGCCCTGCCCACGAACAGTAACGATACAATTTTGCTGTAAGCCTGCACGATTTAACTGGCTGCGCAGATCGGAGACCAGCTTTGGCAGCGACCAGTCGGATACGACGGTATTTGGCCACAGCAATTTAACCAGATCGGCATGAGCGCAGACCTGCGGCCGGCGCTGCAAAAGACAATGGAGAAGCATAAAGGCACGGTCGTCTAATTGTGTCGACCGCTCATCGATAATGACGCACTGCGTCGCAATATTCAAACGCGCGTTGGCGAATTGAAATTCCATAACCCTGACAATATTCTTGTTATTATCGCACCAGCGTAGCGGATTTCTCATTCACATGCTAGTTACATGCACTTGAATTGTTATCAACTTTGGTCTAGCTGGCGCGGTGATTTACGCTGAAAAAATCAATTTATAATTATTAAAATCATACAATTAAGTGTTTTATTCAAGCCACTCGAAAGCACGTTTTAAAAAAGCAACGGCGTCTTTTTCAATGATCAAACCATGCGCCATAACCAGACGCTCGGGTGCCCAGTCCAGTATGGTGTTCAGGTGTGCCCTTGCGGTGTCATGGTGAAAGATAAAACTCAGTCGCCAGTCCAGTGGAGTCTGACCGTCAGGTGCCACTACGCCTGCACCTTTCGCCACAAAACGCTGGAATGTATTCAGGCTGTTCGGGTCAAAGTTTTCTATCAGGTCTGTAACCAGCAAAGTGCGACTTTGAGGGTGGAAAAACACGGCTTCTTCCATTGCGGGTGAGCCAGTAAAAAGCAGTGTTTTCAGAGTATTAGCCCACGGGTAATGCCGCTCATTATCGAGGACCCCATCAAAACTGAGAGTCTTGCATTTCTCTTTGACCTCTTCAGTGCCAAAGGTTTGTGCCTCCGGGTAGGTTTCCTGCCAGGGCGACATGAATAAATGATGCAGATGATTCGGTGCTAACAGATAGAGCACAGGTCCAAGCGCCTCTACTTGCGCTCGTAACTCAGGCGTCAGGCGGATTGGACTGTGCACCCAAAGGCCGCCGCAAGGTAAACGTACTATGGTCATCCGGGTAGTGAATGGCATGGTGAAAAACGATACGGCTTCACCATCGAAGATCCAGATATTCTCGTCCAGCTGTCTCATATTAATCTCCCTGGGGATCTGATTTCCCCTTATCAAGCTTATCTAATATAAGAAAAAGTGATGAGATTTGAGACTAACACATTTGCTGATATTTTATCCAATGCACACTGTCACATGATCAAATAACGCGTACATTTTACTTTACTGACAGACGTCTTTGAGTATTTGTGCACCCAGATCACGCATGATCTGTGGCTCCGGGTGGGTGTGGGCAAAAGTGCGTAGACCATAAATACTGACAATGAGGCTTCGCGCTCTGTCCAAAGCGCTGCGCGTACCAAGCAGATCCCCCTGCTCAGCAATGCGCTCAAATACTGCGCAAAGTGCATTGCGCCACATGGCACATTGCTCACTAAGAATAGCCTGCGCCTCTTCATCTTGCTCGGCCAGTTCGTTCAGCGCTTTTTGTGTCAGGCATAATTTTTGTGGATCACAACTCACACACTCCTCCACCACATGCGTCAAATACGCCGCCAGTCCGGCACTGGCAGAAGGATGTTGTGAAAACAGTGCCTGTAACTCATCGCTGCGATCTCGATTATATTGCTCCAGTGCAGCCAACAGCAGGCCTCGCTTGTTTTGAAACGCACAGTAAATGGAACCCGGGTGCAATCCAGTTGCCGCTTTGAGATCCTGCATACTGGTTTTTGCATACCCCTTTTCCATAAAGGCCGTCATCGCGGCTCTGAGTACCTGCTCTTTATCAAATTCAGCACTGCGCATTTATTACTCTCCTCATCAAACGTAATGCATTTTACTCATTTTTGAACATTTGTTCAAAATATACTTGAACGAACATTCAAACGATCATATCTTGAATAAGCATTCAAAAACTAACTGGGTCCGACTATGACAAGCAAACTATTTGAAACTTATGCATTAAATGATCAAATTTCACTACAAAATCGTATTTTGATGGCGCCGCTTACCCGCTGTATGGCGGATGATAAATTAGTGCCAACTGATGCAATGGCCGACTATTATGCGCGCCGTGCCGATGCCGGGCTTATTATCTCTGAAGCCACCATCATTCGTCCAGACGCTCAGGGCTACCCGAACACACCAGGCCTGTTTACGAGCGAACAAATTGACGGATGGCGCAAAGTAACCGATGCAGTGCATGCTAAGGGGGGTAAGATTTTTGCCCAGCTATGGCATACTGGCCGGGTCGCTCACCCGCACTTTTTTAATGGTGATAAAGTACTGGCACCCAGTGCTGAGAAAGTGGATGGTACCGTGCCCCGAATGCGGGATCTGAGCTACATCACTCCTACACCAGCCACACTTGATGACATCAATCAGCTTATTGCCGATTATTCGCAAGCCGCCGGCAATGCCATTGATGCGGGTTTTGATGGCATTGAAATTCACGCTGCCAACGGTTATCTGATAGACCAGTTTTTACATTATGACAGTAACACTCGTACTGATAAGTATGGTGGAACCCCTGAAAATATGAGTCGTTTTGCTCTGCAAGTTATCGACGCTATCGCAGATCGTATTGGTGCAGAGCGCACTGCCGTGCGTCTGACACCAGGTGCTTACTTCAATATGCAGGCTGATCCCCGTGATAGAACTGTTTTTGATTACCTGCTGGCACAACTGGAGCTGCGTACACTGGCATTTGTGCATATAGGTACTTTTGATGACGCCATGGAGTTTGACTTCCTGGGTGGACGGGTCTCTGATTACGTCAGAGCCAACTATAGTAAAACTCTGGTTGGCGTGGGCGGCTTTACACCGCAATCAGGTGATCAAGCGCTCCGTGACGAACGTTTTGACTTACTGGCAATTGGCAGACCTTTTATTGCCAACCCGGATTACGTAGAAAAAGTCAGACAGGGTGAGACATTAACGCCCTATTCTGAAGAAATGCTGGAGACCTTAGTATAACCAGCTGAAGGCAAGGAAACAGATGCGGATGATCCCCTTCCGCTCTGTTTACCTTATTACGATGCTCACTGCTCAGTCTTTACGGGGTTGGACGTAATCACGGGAAGCTGAGCAGCTTGCCAGTCACGGAAATCGCCTCTGAGGTGCAACAGTCTAAAAGCCTGCTCAGCCAACGCTTGTTCAAAAATTGCAGCACGACGCCCGGAGCGACAATAAACCACCAGTGTTTCGGGTTTGAGTGTATCCAATAAAGATTGATGCTGTGAGATCAGGTCAAATGGAATATTAATGGCCCCTTTGAGATGTCCTGCCTCGAACTCGGTTGCACTTCTGACATCCACTATGACATGCGGCCGGGCTGACATCTGATTGCACAGCAACGCCTGCTGACTAATGATATCGGTTGCTGCTTGTGCAACTACACAAAACACACTGAGCAACACAAAAATACTAATCCTTATCATAAAACGATTTCTACTTCATAGACTTTCCAGTAACTGAAAGCGTAGCAAAAAAGTACATTAATCACCTCAGGAATAATTTAACACCCCAAAAACAAGAAGCTGAAATAACACTCTTTCTTGATTTGAACTTACCCTCAACAGGCACATTACGCAAGATGGGAATTTTTCATGCTGAAACCTTACCATTTAATTTACAATTACTTAGTTATTTGATCTGGCTCATTGGTAAGACAACTAAGGCTATAGTCTAATACTCATGAGCTTGTTTTACTTCTATTACTAATACCTTGAAGCTAGTGGTCACTTGGTAGATCAATGAAAAAGAAACACTATGATAAAACTTGAGCTTTTACTCTATTTTGCTATATTTTTTATCAAGCCTGACATGACAATGCTTTAACCCCCTATAAGGGACAAAACAATAATAACGAATAAACAGATAAAAAATTGTCTTGGGAATTAAATATATCGGTTATTAATTCGTCACAATGACGGATGACAATAACGCCAGTTCGTAAACCTTTTCGGTTGTATACAACCCAACCGGAAACGTGGCTTAGAAGTGCGATAGTTGAGCCGCCTTAAGTTCGGAAGAGCAATATGGAAAGCAAAAAAATCGCAGTCGTCACTGGTGCACTGGGTGGCATCGGTTCAGCTATCGTCAAAGAGCTGGTAAATGCAAACTGTTTTGTAGTGGCTGTTGCCAGCCCAAGACGTACCTCAGCGGATATTGACGCATGGCTCAATGAGCAGTCAATCAACCCGGCTGCCGTACATGGCATATTCCTGGATGTGACTGATCACCAGGCGTGCCAGGAACAGCTAGATGACGTAATCGACCAGTTTGGTCGCATTGATATTCTGGTGAACAATGCAGGCATCACACGGGATACCTCATTTAAAAAGATGACCCTGACACAATGGCAGGAAGTTATCGACACCAACTTTAACTCTATGTTCAACATGACTCACCCGGTCTTTGCACACATGTGTGCAAACAAATCAGGCCGCATCATCAATATCTCCAGCGTGAACGGCCAAAAAGGTCAGTTTGGTCAGGCGAACTACTCGGCTGCCAAGGCCGGCATGATCGGCTTCAGCAAAGCGCTGGCTTACGAAGGCGCCCGCGCAGGCGTAACCGTAAACGTGGTTGCCCCTGGCTATACGGCCACCCCTATGGTTGAAAAAATGCGTGAAGATGTGCTTGAAAGCATCAAGGCACAAGTGCCGATGCAGCGCTTAGCCACGCCACTCGAAGTGGCTCAGTCGGTCGCTTACCTGGCGTCTGATCAGGCAGGCTATATCACAGGTGAAACGCTGGCGATTAACGGCGGACTTTATATGAACTAAGCGGCGTATATCAGGGTTGAGCCTACGCTCTGAAGTACCTGGTCAGTAACGCTACCTATACGGACTTTTTTGATAAACAGGAAGCACACCATGTACAACGATCTAATGAAAACTTTTACTGAGCAAAGCGAGCAGTTTTTCTCTCCGGCAATTAAGTTCAACCAACTAGTTGCTAAAAACATTGAACAACTGGCTCAAATCCAGCTTGATGCAACAGAGAGCTTCACTAAAACTTCTGTTGAGCAGCTTAAAACAGCCGCTGAAGTAAAAGATGTTAAATCTTTCATCGACTTCAACGCAAGTCAGCTCACTGCAATGAACAAGCTAAGCCAGCAAATGATCGACGATGGTCAGAAACTGACTCAACTTGGCAACGAGTTCAAAGAGCACCTTGACGCAATTTCTAAAGACAGTGTTAAAACCACTGCTAAAGCTTAATCGCTGTCGTCTGCCCCTGCCTGTTGCGGGGGCATTTTTTTAGCCTGTTTTTTGTAGTGGCTGATCCGCTATACCAAACACGACACAAGACACGTGCAATCAATTTGCCTATTAGGACACGAGTAATGGATACCGATAACACAGATCTTAATAAAACGCTGACGGCCTGGTGGCAGTACAATCAAGATCTCTACACTATATTCAGTAATAACCTGCTCAAAGAAAACCCCGTTCAACAAGCCCTGAACGAGCAAAGTGCCCGGGATTTTGGTGTCTGGTTGAACGAAATAGCGAAGCAGCCAGAAACCTTTGTTCAGCACCAGTTTGGCTGGTGGCAGGAACAAATCAAAATTATGCAACAAACTTGGGGCCAGGGATTCGACACCGAACAACCTGATATCATCGAAGCTGAACGCGGAGACCGCCGTTTCAAGGCCGAAGAATGGCGTGATAACCCCTGGTTTAATTACATCAAACAAAGCTACTTGCTGTTTGGTCAGTCTTTATTATCATCTATCCGTGAAACACCAGGACTAGATGACAAGCTCAAAGAGCGTCTGGAATTTTTTGCCCGCCAGGTAGTGAACTCAATTTCCCCCAGCAACTTTATTTCGACCAATCCTGAGCTGCTTAAGCTGACGTTAGATTCAAAAGGTGAAAACCTGATCAAAGGACTGGACATGTTTAAAAAAGATCTGGCCAAAAGTGGTGACATGCTGCGGATCAGCATGACAGACGAACACGCTTTTGAGCTGGGTAAAGACATCGCGACCACCCCTGGGCGCGTGATATTCCAGAATCATTTATTTGAACTTATTCAGTATGATGCAACCACCAAAGACGTATTCAAAACGCCTCTGCTGATCGTGCCGCCTTATGTC contains:
- a CDS encoding helix-turn-helix domain-containing protein, encoding MTSTANCKIPTDTMINPFTLGGGVPSPQQDNAQAFDLLRAPRGAQLLKYARKLRGFTQAESAASYGIEERTLRRWENNEFNPRWNDVISLLEDVYFMDIMQAIAGVRSMQAQGMTV
- a CDS encoding XRE family transcriptional regulator; its protein translation is MEKQHNTEADSSAFAERVEYAIKPHSIRAFASKIDISEGTLRRILKGEDPKLSIVERIAQVANVDLMWLIQGETAADCPQSPIITQPLVKLDEFNEAFVLVPGYHVSVSTGYGAFNDNAQVARHLAFRKKWIDYKNLDKSELAVVFAKGDSMEPTIHNNNTILVDLSDKKLSEGLIYVVRLGEELYAKRLQQYLDGSVRLISDNKEYVEQVVRADELEQLEIIGKVVWIGKDLA
- a CDS encoding calcium-binding protein, whose product is MRATSDSASCVFIYASQVEQVQVYLGDGEDNYDGRTITIAQYIWAGNGDDEVMGGCSGDRLFGGAGNDELNGFAGRDKLVGGPGDDTLNGGGDKDALEGKEGNDILAGGPGYDTLNGSAGRNQLY
- a CDS encoding VOC family protein, with amino-acid sequence MTVSAIPDGYHALTPYLITENAAQAIDFYRKAFAAELIMQLPMPDGGVAHAELKIGDSHLMLSDMCPDAHFKSPKQLGGTPVSLMFYVPDVDSTFAQAIAAGATELRPVVDQFYGDRAGTLQDPFGHVWTIGTHQEDLSEEEIAARMAEWMTDDS
- a CDS encoding Nif3-like dinuclear metal center hexameric protein, coding for MQRKKLVNHLNEYLKPFQIKDYCPNGLQVEGKPEIRKVITGVTASQALIDAAIEKQADAILVHHGYFWKGEDQAVTGMKKRRLQALLAHDINLLAYHLPLDVHPEVGNNAQLGKLLGLTLERPLEPWNSNSVAVKGKLSEPMSASDFAALIEQKLGRKPLVNQAGDHLIKTIAWCTGGGQSFIDLAASQGVDAYLTGEASEQTIHSSNEQQIHFFAAGHHATERYGAKALGEYLATQFDVDVEFVDIDNPV
- a CDS encoding methyltransferase domain-containing protein; this translates as MAKHKQRTLNRDEDRNFGELTGKFKNNIYGTTKGQLREAVLQRDLTQQVPWLGIDLTKTVLDVGGGQGQLALFLAQLGHAVTLVDISEEMLAQAQRQAVALGVSEQITLIHAPLQALPDLALGQFELVMCHAVLEWLSEQQQALSLLTQRLTPDGFLSLMYYNRAAQRMANMIYGNFDYVRNGLKVKQKVGLSPNRPLEPTDVDHWLSQLPLQKRVQSGVRCFHDYLRDPSKASDEFDALLELELKYNQQEPYASLGRYTHLVLKHLTTPSET
- a CDS encoding winged helix-turn-helix domain-containing protein, with the translated sequence MEFQFANARLNIATQCVIIDERSTQLDDRAFMLLHCLLQRRPQVCAHADLVKLLWPNTVVSDWSLPKLVSDLRSQLNRAGLQQNCIVTVRGQGYRFAPAIEVSEYPLTSTLMSAQVPLATNQPVQAVAPQGDNALPARYWLPVLVIACLCFVGLMTHSTEQTAGLHYGEPSDAIGRILWVDDNPANNLQEKRYFERHHIGVYTVKSSEEALLLLQMYEYNLIISDMGRAQEPMAGLKLLQHLRSEGDHTPYYFYTLIDNQEMLEVVKTSGGQGVATERPQLYGQILSHFAKK
- a CDS encoding DUF4336 domain-containing protein, translated to MRQLDENIWIFDGEAVSFFTMPFTTRMTIVRLPCGGLWVHSPIRLTPELRAQVEALGPVLYLLAPNHLHHLFMSPWQETYPEAQTFGTEEVKEKCKTLSFDGVLDNERHYPWANTLKTLLFTGSPAMEEAVFFHPQSRTLLVTDLIENFDPNSLNTFQRFVAKGAGVVAPDGQTPLDWRLSFIFHHDTARAHLNTILDWAPERLVMAHGLIIEKDAVAFLKRAFEWLE
- a CDS encoding TetR/AcrR family transcriptional regulator; its protein translation is MRSAEFDKEQVLRAAMTAFMEKGYAKTSMQDLKAATGLHPGSIYCAFQNKRGLLLAALEQYNRDRSDELQALFSQHPSASAGLAAYLTHVVEECVSCDPQKLCLTQKALNELAEQDEEAQAILSEQCAMWRNALCAVFERIAEQGDLLGTRSALDRARSLIVSIYGLRTFAHTHPEPQIMRDLGAQILKDVCQ
- a CDS encoding alkene reductase, with the protein product MTSKLFETYALNDQISLQNRILMAPLTRCMADDKLVPTDAMADYYARRADAGLIISEATIIRPDAQGYPNTPGLFTSEQIDGWRKVTDAVHAKGGKIFAQLWHTGRVAHPHFFNGDKVLAPSAEKVDGTVPRMRDLSYITPTPATLDDINQLIADYSQAAGNAIDAGFDGIEIHAANGYLIDQFLHYDSNTRTDKYGGTPENMSRFALQVIDAIADRIGAERTAVRLTPGAYFNMQADPRDRTVFDYLLAQLELRTLAFVHIGTFDDAMEFDFLGGRVSDYVRANYSKTLVGVGGFTPQSGDQALRDERFDLLAIGRPFIANPDYVEKVRQGETLTPYSEEMLETLV
- a CDS encoding rhodanese-like domain-containing protein, with the protein product MIRISIFVLLSVFCVVAQAATDIISQQALLCNQMSARPHVIVDVRSATEFEAGHLKGAINIPFDLISQHQSLLDTLKPETLVVYCRSGRRAAIFEQALAEQAFRLLHLRGDFRDWQAAQLPVITSNPVKTEQ
- a CDS encoding SDR family oxidoreductase, with product MESKKIAVVTGALGGIGSAIVKELVNANCFVVAVASPRRTSADIDAWLNEQSINPAAVHGIFLDVTDHQACQEQLDDVIDQFGRIDILVNNAGITRDTSFKKMTLTQWQEVIDTNFNSMFNMTHPVFAHMCANKSGRIINISSVNGQKGQFGQANYSAAKAGMIGFSKALAYEGARAGVTVNVVAPGYTATPMVEKMREDVLESIKAQVPMQRLATPLEVAQSVAYLASDQAGYITGETLAINGGLYMN
- a CDS encoding phasin family protein codes for the protein MYNDLMKTFTEQSEQFFSPAIKFNQLVAKNIEQLAQIQLDATESFTKTSVEQLKTAAEVKDVKSFIDFNASQLTAMNKLSQQMIDDGQKLTQLGNEFKEHLDAISKDSVKTTAKA